A region of Campylobacter sp. MG1 DNA encodes the following proteins:
- a CDS encoding UvrD-helicase domain-containing protein, which yields MLTKEQNKIVTADFDDILVIEAYAGCGKTSTLIKFCEKRKDKKILYLAYNKSMGDEAKQKFKHLKNVSVFTMHSLAFKQLEKTLRLKQRILGNIKANDLFDFKSLKQLKDNNTKLKIINIFLKIYKSYCNSSENNLLSFSKKQLEDKALNLNTRISNAIMKELDENIKNNDNIIYEHDFYLKEFQLSNPVLEYDYILVDEAQDLNDCVIDIVLQQKAKKVFIGDTYQSIYSFRGANNALNKLSNLKNANILYLTQSFRCSPKIGELATIILKLNGAKNDFIGLNEKYIENEQLTIITRTNAILFDTAIKYAEQEKSIYVVGDIKETCNELIDICNLIINKKEYVKNEWYLKFSNFYDLTDFINATNDIELKNKVVIICKYLSQNKSIYELIKLLKKHLVNNMNNADYIITTAHKSKGLEFLNVELTKDYKISLEEKEELNLLYVAITRAKQNLIMPKDILNFIQNNKEK from the coding sequence ATGCTAACAAAAGAGCAAAATAAAATAGTAACTGCTGATTTTGATGATATTTTAGTAATAGAGGCCTATGCTGGTTGTGGAAAGACTAGCACATTAATTAAGTTTTGTGAAAAGAGAAAAGATAAAAAAATACTATATTTAGCATACAATAAATCAATGGGCGATGAGGCTAAACAGAAGTTTAAGCATTTAAAGAATGTGAGTGTATTTACTATGCACTCTTTAGCCTTTAAACAATTAGAAAAAACACTAAGATTAAAGCAAAGAATTTTAGGTAATATAAAAGCTAATGATTTATTTGATTTTAAAAGCTTAAAACAATTAAAAGACAATAATACTAAACTTAAAATTATAAATATATTTTTAAAAATATATAAAAGTTATTGTAATTCTAGTGAAAACAATTTATTAAGTTTTTCCAAAAAACAATTAGAAGATAAGGCTTTAAATTTAAATACTAGGATTTCTAATGCTATAATGAAAGAATTAGATGAAAATATTAAAAATAATGATAATATTATATATGAACATGATTTTTATTTAAAAGAATTTCAGTTATCAAATCCAGTATTAGAATATGATTATATATTAGTAGATGAGGCACAAGATTTAAATGATTGTGTAATTGATATAGTATTACAACAAAAAGCTAAGAAAGTCTTTATTGGAGATACTTATCAAAGCATTTATTCTTTTAGAGGAGCAAATAATGCTCTAAACAAATTATCAAATTTAAAAAATGCAAATATTTTATACCTTACTCAGTCTTTTCGTTGTTCTCCTAAGATAGGTGAATTAGCAACTATAATATTAAAATTAAATGGTGCTAAAAATGATTTTATAGGATTAAACGAAAAATATATTGAAAACGAACAATTAACAATAATTACTAGAACTAATGCCATATTGTTTGATACTGCAATAAAATACGCCGAGCAAGAAAAAAGTATTTATGTAGTAGGAGATATAAAAGAAACTTGTAATGAGTTAATAGATATATGTAATCTAATTATAAATAAAAAAGAATATGTAAAAAATGAATGGTATTTAAAGTTTAGCAATTTTTATGATTTAACAGATTTTATTAATGCTACTAATGATATAGAATTAAAAAATAAGGTAGTAATTATATGTAAGTATTTAAGTCAAAATAAAAGTATATATGAATTAATTAAGCTACTTAAAAAACATTTAGTAAATAATATGAATAATGCTGATTATATTATTACAACAGCACATAAATCCAAGGGGTTAGAGTTTTTAAATGTAGAGCTTACAAAAGATTACAAAATATCACTAGAAGAAAAAGAAGAATTAAACCTTTTATATGTAGCAATTACTAGAGCAAAACAAAACCTGATTATGCCAAAAGATATTTTAAATTTTATACAAAATAATAAGGAAAAATAA
- a CDS encoding HsdM family class I SAM-dependent methyltransferase, translated as MAFLHCKQEFDNLNKDIYEYVAFLPEHLTLNKVVYLLNNAKTQKSEQFYKWQFLYSLINSGLYSKDYIGTEIHLPKGNKDSKHIKIDACIFDDITWFSKYKNYHNNNDLNDLEWIKQHIIAIIEFKKNDSKDIQEIYEKQVKTYLKESERDFCLGIYYDTEKLFLFKKEKGKFLRYAEEFNSLADNSKTKDLNLHLTDPYNYIPNFNDLLSQTQPKQLQEKRTIKDLDAISGIHSTQISNAMYKILETMDKVSLVNQKGYSILIQILAIKIFDEKRANKNNSYLQFYITQEEENYEKISDKIFKNFIERIKEIINDASGNYRRILKDKELDFHNENHIKVLISVVKELQNYSFVKSHKTDLYQLIFNNFASHFVKGENGQFLTPIPVIDFLVKIVNPRNNETIIDPTVGIADFLSVSYVNSNSQLDDNNIFGVDIDPQMISLATLNMLLNGDGNAKIEQKSDLGSILYKFDKENDMIELDPNTNQNGEWDRRDDNKELKKFDVVLTNPPFGQGRAFYPRNEKERKIIECYETWNLYTKTNNNKRQKGKKVNELDLGVLFLENAYRILNKNGRLGIVLSNSIASIDTHIKVREWLMKKMRIVALFDLPSNTFAETGVNVTIIVAYKPTENRLAELRQSNYQIFIKTIENLGYEVITKAKNKTFVPIYKINPNNFEIEIDENGKAKIDEDFTQTIFEFKKWCLSQEEDLQNIFIK; from the coding sequence ATGGCATTTTTACATTGCAAACAAGAATTTGATAATTTAAATAAAGACATTTATGAATATGTAGCTTTTTTACCAGAACATTTAACATTAAATAAAGTAGTTTATTTACTAAATAATGCAAAAACACAAAAATCAGAACAATTTTATAAATGGCAGTTTCTTTATAGCTTGATAAATTCAGGTCTTTATTCAAAAGATTATATAGGAACAGAAATACATTTACCAAAAGGCAATAAAGATAGCAAACATATAAAAATAGATGCTTGTATATTTGATGATATAACTTGGTTTTCAAAATATAAAAATTATCATAATAATAACGATTTAAATGATTTAGAATGGATAAAACAGCATATTATAGCCATTATCGAATTTAAAAAAAATGATAGTAAAGATATACAAGAAATTTACGAAAAACAAGTAAAAACATATTTAAAAGAAAGTGAGAGAGATTTTTGTTTAGGTATTTATTATGATACTGAAAAATTATTTTTATTTAAAAAAGAAAAAGGTAAATTTTTAAGATATGCAGAAGAGTTTAATTCTTTAGCTGATAATTCAAAAACGAAAGATTTAAACCTACATCTTACTGACCCTTATAATTATATTCCAAATTTTAATGATTTATTAAGTCAAACACAACCAAAACAACTACAAGAAAAAAGAACTATAAAAGATTTAGATGCTATATCTGGTATTCACTCTACACAAATAAGTAATGCAATGTATAAAATCCTAGAAACAATGGATAAAGTTAGTTTAGTCAATCAAAAAGGTTATTCAATATTAATACAAATTTTAGCAATTAAAATTTTTGATGAAAAAAGAGCTAATAAAAACAATTCATATCTACAATTTTACATTACACAAGAAGAAGAAAATTACGAAAAAATATCAGATAAAATATTTAAAAATTTTATAGAGCGTATTAAAGAAATTATTAACGATGCAAGTGGTAATTATCGCCGTATATTAAAAGACAAAGAGCTAGATTTTCACAATGAAAACCATATAAAGGTTTTAATTAGCGTTGTTAAAGAATTACAAAATTATTCATTTGTCAAATCTCATAAAACTGATTTATACCAGTTAATTTTTAACAACTTTGCCTCTCATTTTGTTAAAGGCGAAAACGGACAATTTTTAACACCTATACCAGTGATTGATTTTTTAGTAAAAATTGTTAATCCAAGAAATAATGAAACAATTATTGACCCAACAGTAGGTATAGCAGACTTTTTATCAGTTTCTTATGTCAATTCTAATAGTCAATTAGATGATAATAACATATTTGGAGTAGATATTGACCCACAAATGATTAGCCTTGCTACTCTTAATATGCTTTTAAATGGGGATGGAAATGCAAAAATAGAACAAAAAAGCGATTTAGGCTCTATTCTTTATAAATTTGATAAAGAAAATGATATGATAGAGCTTGACCCTAATACAAATCAAAATGGGGAATGGGATAGAAGAGATGATAATAAAGAGCTTAAAAAATTTGATGTTGTTTTAACCAATCCACCATTCGGACAAGGAAGAGCTTTCTATCCACGAAATGAAAAAGAAAGAAAAATAATAGAATGTTATGAAACTTGGAACTTATATACAAAAACTAATAATAATAAAAGGCAAAAAGGTAAAAAAGTAAATGAATTAGATTTAGGTGTTTTATTTTTAGAAAACGCTTATAGAATTTTAAATAAAAATGGTAGGTTAGGTATAGTTTTATCAAATTCTATAGCTAGTATTGATACACATATTAAAGTTAGAGAATGGCTAATGAAAAAGATGCGTATTGTGGCTTTATTTGATTTACCATCTAATACATTTGCAGAAACTGGAGTAAATGTAACAATAATAGTTGCATATAAACCAACCGAAAATAGATTAGCTGAATTAAGGCAAAGCAATTATCAAATTTTTATTAAAACTATAGAAAATTTAGGATATGAAGTAATAACAAAGGCTAAAAATAAAACATTTGTTCCTATTTATAAAATAAACCCTAATAATTTTGAAATAGAAATAGATGAAAATGGAAAAGCTAAAATAGATGAAGATTTTACACAAACTATTTTTGAATTTAAAAAATGGTGCTTATCGCAAGAAGAAGATTTACAAAATATTTTCATTAAATAA
- a CDS encoding restriction endonuclease, translating to MAFTISILVIYYVGLSIVIYKRYKKFKSIRQSKALSNEINLNENEINGFSYEMQIADYYKGLDYEVETRYLLKFDAGIDLIAKKNNDKTLLIQCKNHKTLEYINTDVIKKFIGECFVYLNGKSSKYYKLLFIVSCDISKDENILKYIEHVRNNKNIDIELISIPYQGIKGSYLAELRKIANKPNFFEKATD from the coding sequence ATGGCTTTTACAATTTCTATATTAGTAATTTACTATGTAGGCTTATCTATAGTAATATATAAAAGATATAAGAAATTTAAAAGCATTAGACAAAGCAAAGCCCTTAGTAATGAAATCAACCTAAACGAAAACGAAATTAACGGCTTTTCTTATGAAATGCAAATAGCCGATTATTACAAGGGCTTAGATTATGAGGTAGAAACTAGGTATTTATTAAAATTTGATGCCGGAATTGATTTAATAGCTAAGAAAAATAATGATAAAACCTTATTAATACAATGTAAAAATCATAAAACTTTAGAATACATTAATACTGATGTTATTAAAAAATTTATAGGTGAATGTTTTGTATATTTAAATGGCAAGTCTTCTAAATACTATAAATTATTATTTATAGTATCTTGTGATATTAGTAAAGATGAAAACATATTAAAATATATAGAACATGTTAGAAATAATAAAAATATAGACATAGAATTAATCTCTATTCCTTATCAAGGAATAAAAGGAAGTTATTTAGCTGAATTAAGAAAAATAGCTAATAAACCTAACTTTTTTGAAAAAGCTACTGACTAA
- a CDS encoding restriction endonuclease, giving the protein MFPNELNDIKEYLIRQNFNLEQVTNDGRLNSAFNEDQIINLIQMRFGNIIGIPKVRYWYDFCIQTENAFYPVNIKVSTTTTADNLNCKLGIYYSLTGIMPTFNNIVSWDMYFKNLKEHITNNDKDYYFLIINKNDYNDIFLCSLRTLNKLTPNGNNLPFQATWEENKIPINRDYESAKYFILNHFSQSLHKRAEATNYFKKYFPEFL; this is encoded by the coding sequence ATGTTCCCAAATGAATTAAATGATATTAAAGAATATCTAATAAGGCAAAACTTTAATTTAGAACAAGTAACAAACGATGGTAGGTTAAATTCAGCATTTAATGAAGACCAAATCATCAATTTAATACAAATGCGTTTTGGTAATATTATCGGAATTCCAAAAGTTAGATACTGGTATGATTTTTGTATCCAAACAGAAAACGCTTTTTATCCAGTAAATATAAAAGTTAGCACAACTACAACAGCTGATAATTTAAATTGCAAACTTGGAATATATTATTCTTTAACTGGAATAATGCCTACATTTAATAACATCGTTAGTTGGGATATGTATTTTAAAAATCTTAAAGAACATATTACAAATAATGATAAAGATTATTATTTTTTAATAATTAATAAAAACGATTATAATGATATTTTTTTATGTTCTTTAAGAACATTAAATAAATTAACACCTAACGGCAATAATCTTCCATTTCAAGCAACATGGGAAGAAAATAAAATACCTATTAATAGAGATTATGAAAGTGCTAAGTATTTTATATTAAATCATTTCTCTCAATCTTTACACAAAAGAGCTGAGGCAACAAATTATTTTAAAAAATATTTCCCAGAGTTTTTATAA
- a CDS encoding class I SAM-dependent methyltransferase, translating to MNIKTLGQVFTPTNIVAEMLGLIKNNGRFLEPSCGDGAFFQYLPNNKIGIEIDKNVIKSNNILNIDFFDYSLDEKFDTIIGNPPYVKHQDINNKTKLILKQFNALFDARSNLYLYFIYKSILHLKDKGELIFITPRDFLKNTSSIKLNNFIFSQGTITDFIDLGDKKIFNNAQPNCAIWRFEKNNFKRTTTEYKKFNCINGQLLFTNNNYFIPFNKLFYVKVGAVSGADKIFHNEQYGNVDFVNSQTCKTKKTKKMIYGDFAKTCQYIISHKDELINRKIRTFNESNYWQWGRDYYKSEQKRIYVNTKTRNKKPFFTHTCKAYDGSILAIFPKFDIDKIGIDKVCDILNNTNWNELGFVCDGRFLFSQKSLENCVLDDNFIELLKLID from the coding sequence ATGAATATTAAAACATTAGGACAAGTATTTACCCCAACTAATATAGTTGCAGAAATGTTAGGGTTAATAAAAAATAATGGTAGATTTTTAGAGCCAAGTTGTGGAGATGGTGCATTTTTTCAGTATTTACCAAACAATAAAATAGGTATAGAAATAGATAAAAATGTTATTAAATCAAATAATATTCTAAATATAGATTTTTTTGATTATTCTTTAGATGAAAAATTTGATACTATTATAGGAAATCCACCTTATGTTAAGCACCAAGATATAAATAATAAAACAAAACTAATACTAAAACAATTTAATGCTTTATTTGATGCAAGAAGTAATTTATATTTATATTTTATATATAAAAGCATATTACATTTAAAGGATAAAGGGGAATTAATTTTTATCACTCCAAGAGATTTTTTAAAAAATACATCAAGTATAAAATTAAATAACTTTATATTCTCCCAAGGAACAATCACTGATTTTATAGATTTAGGAGATAAAAAGATTTTTAATAACGCCCAACCTAATTGCGCTATATGGCGTTTTGAAAAGAATAATTTTAAAAGAACTACTACTGAATATAAAAAATTCAATTGTATTAACGGACAATTATTATTTACAAATAACAATTATTTTATACCTTTTAATAAATTATTTTATGTTAAAGTTGGTGCAGTTAGTGGGGCTGATAAGATATTTCATAACGAACAATACGGCAATGTAGATTTTGTTAATTCTCAAACTTGCAAAACCAAGAAAACAAAAAAAATGATATATGGGGATTTTGCTAAAACTTGTCAATATATCATTTCACATAAAGATGAACTAATCAATAGAAAAATTAGAACTTTTAATGAAAGTAACTACTGGCAATGGGGTAGAGATTATTATAAAAGCGAACAGAAAAGAATTTATGTAAATACAAAAACAAGGAATAAAAAACCTTTTTTTACCCATACTTGTAAAGCATACGATGGCTCAATATTAGCTATTTTTCCAAAGTTTGATATTGATAAAATAGGAATTGATAAAGTTTGCGATATATTAAATAATACTAACTGGAATGAATTAGGATTTGTTTGCGATGGAAGATTTTTATTCTCTCAAAAGAGTTTAGAAAATTGTGTATTAGATGATAATTTTATAGAATTGTTAAAGCTAATTGACTAA
- a CDS encoding RelA/SpoT domain-containing protein, which produces MGENDIIATKKQVRKAGENIRNDTASEKDYEIISIWRSLHAQIMSSFATSINRKLKSKKIPAKVMARRLKRLSSIEFKLKRFSNMQLDRMQDIAGLRVVFENIKQVRLFQQIMEQTYLNDSRKFKLIKTNDYINTPKSDGYRSIHQIYEYKDKTKRGLELQIRTQMQHLWATAVEVLGIKSKSKIKQGYGEEYYKEFFRLSSALFSIIENTEINNDYKSFSKKQICNEISKLDKEYNILKMLSSLLVSSKNIEELKQKDHYYFVIELNTDAKKLRITGYKKSDFNKAKEYYDFLEKTAIKTNESDIVLISLDKIKTLRSAYPNYYLDSREFVKVIEKAIK; this is translated from the coding sequence ATGGGCGAAAATGATATTATAGCAACTAAAAAACAAGTGAGAAAAGCTGGAGAAAATATTAGAAACGATACTGCGAGTGAAAAAGATTATGAGATTATTTCTATATGGAGAAGCTTACACGCTCAGATAATGTCTAGTTTTGCTACATCTATTAATAGAAAATTAAAAAGTAAAAAAATACCAGCTAAAGTTATGGCTAGAAGATTAAAAAGGCTTAGTTCTATTGAGTTTAAATTGAAAAGATTTTCTAATATGCAACTTGATAGAATGCAAGATATTGCTGGTCTTAGAGTTGTTTTTGAAAACATTAAACAAGTTAGATTATTTCAGCAAATTATGGAACAAACTTATTTAAATGATAGTAGAAAATTTAAGTTAATAAAAACAAATGATTATATAAATACGCCTAAAAGTGATGGTTACCGCTCTATTCATCAAATATATGAGTATAAAGATAAAACAAAGCGAGGCTTAGAACTACAAATTAGAACGCAAATGCAACATCTATGGGCTACTGCTGTTGAAGTTTTAGGTATTAAAAGTAAATCAAAAATTAAACAAGGTTACGGAGAAGAATATTATAAAGAATTCTTTAGATTATCTAGTGCTTTATTTTCAATTATTGAAAACACTGAAATAAATAATGATTATAAATCTTTTTCAAAGAAACAAATTTGTAATGAGATTTCTAAGCTTGATAAAGAATATAATATTTTAAAAATGCTTTCTAGTCTTTTAGTATCTAGTAAAAATATAGAAGAATTAAAGCAAAAAGACCACTATTATTTTGTTATAGAATTAAACACAGATGCTAAAAAATTAAGAATTACTGGATATAAAAAATCGGATTTTAATAAAGCTAAAGAATATTATGATTTTTTAGAAAAAACTGCTATAAAAACAAATGAAAGCGACATAGTGCTAATATCACTTGATAAGATAAAAACTCTAAGGAGTGCTTATCCTAACTACTATTTAGATAGTAGAGAATTTGTTAAAGTAATTGAAAAGGCTATTAAATAG
- a CDS encoding TraU family protein → MRHKIAFLFLGFFIFFSKANAVCTVTSPVAFQLSAICIDCMFPIKLAGVSIVEGDIIEGANRVNKSICKCPGKWFGYPQIGIPIGYYSVDRILDVVIDPFCFPSLGFQAKSGGASSFKLGGEQGYETGDNATTFYQVHEIYYLLSAILELFTDILCMTSNSSLLDIGYLTEFDPMWQSSTLSAIIQPEAILFNNPVTNLACITDAVSSQVNFPLDPLFWCKGSWGNTYPLSGFVSKHSLVEDSASIASTFIFKMHRELLTWNSSGISALCFAHPLPFWIKSSNRLQFIAPMPNFTGMSIGRSGIIWEAGKNIPFVGENFSYLWFRKHDCCAL, encoded by the coding sequence ATGAGGCATAAAATAGCTTTTTTATTTTTAGGTTTTTTTATTTTTTTTAGTAAGGCAAATGCTGTATGCACTGTTACTTCACCAGTTGCTTTTCAATTAAGTGCTATATGTATTGATTGTATGTTTCCTATAAAACTTGCTGGAGTTAGTATTGTTGAAGGTGATATAATAGAAGGTGCTAATAGAGTAAATAAATCAATTTGTAAATGCCCTGGTAAATGGTTTGGTTATCCACAAATAGGTATTCCTATAGGATATTATAGTGTTGATAGGATACTTGATGTTGTAATAGATCCGTTTTGTTTTCCGAGTTTAGGATTTCAAGCTAAAAGTGGAGGTGCAAGTTCTTTTAAATTAGGTGGAGAACAAGGATATGAAACTGGTGATAATGCTACTACTTTTTATCAAGTTCATGAAATATATTATTTATTATCAGCTATATTAGAATTATTTACTGATATTTTATGCATGACTTCAAATTCTTCATTACTTGATATAGGTTATTTAACTGAATTTGATCCTATGTGGCAAAGTTCAACGCTTAGTGCAATTATTCAACCAGAGGCTATTTTATTTAATAACCCAGTAACAAATCTTGCTTGTATAACAGATGCTGTATCATCACAAGTAAATTTCCCACTTGATCCTTTGTTTTGGTGTAAGGGTTCATGGGGTAATACCTATCCATTAAGTGGCTTTGTTAGTAAGCATTCTTTAGTTGAAGATAGTGCAAGTATAGCTTCAACATTTATATTTAAAATGCATAGAGAATTGCTTACTTGGAATTCAAGTGGTATAAGTGCTTTATGTTTTGCCCATCCATTGCCTTTTTGGATAAAATCATCAAATAGACTACAATTTATAGCACCTATGCCTAATTTTACTGGTATGTCTATAGGAAGAAGTGGTATAATATGGGAGGCTGGTAAAAATATTCCTTTTGTAGGAGAAAATTTTTCTTACTTATGGTTTAGAAAACACGACTGCTGTGCTTTATAA
- a CDS encoding HD domain-containing protein, whose amino-acid sequence MDRLLRFIARTSIEIFNTKHFKGKLTLKAFILFFFIGFLLYFIIMKALIFFNEKRLIILSTDFLNLDRFIAYIIQPNISFIYSFLIVSFIFIAIIIYYGDFSKSEKKQSIIFGFIDNEEGVDFNDIAKIWVGERIKVNYEKKEFKYIIITTNYVMLKHFINGTIIPLMQKKKINYQDTLIIKALIEAFSNSKAGSIPSVVNNQENYKNSKNNLGKGIKSDYDIFANVSLLEHSLNVVYNLLKEEKQISNLGVAIICGLTHDLGKIPKSNLELIFPYAVMKELDSSLKNSHDIIGSILLKYILNEFREIDFNFNTYKDYEEIEYVINNHHNLSFDTEHKFYNTLKIVVDADRKARADEKTKYIEKPYELKDFEINNTLALGISIPNLDSIKNITNDENINDNLKSSLEILNNLSIQENELEYEKISITNEPIKEEPISVLTNSLADKLKELGEFNNKQKLVVLKDFNDLNSLSFNYFTCDDFNNLAFYIETSSINKNILIEKLKEKSKQILVFKLINYKDDLKQLKEDIKNTLDSVDLNFYEFKKESDKKEYYKENNLLYLEFDIDFYKNRILKLLNNGINNNNPLNQDDIYSIYNHQDGVIVFNYDFIISCVREVLLNDKDIENNYTLYANYFIKNLAENGNVKFINAKQYFFTIYQLLKNDIVIKEIKAVPILPKAFNKKPNSVNTEFKNNNLQFFKVKRRTTNEA is encoded by the coding sequence ATGGATAGGCTTTTAAGATTTATTGCAAGAACAAGTATAGAAATATTTAATACAAAGCATTTTAAAGGCAAACTAACTCTAAAGGCCTTTATTTTATTCTTTTTTATTGGCTTTTTATTATATTTTATAATAATGAAAGCACTTATTTTCTTTAATGAAAAAAGGCTTATTATATTAAGCACAGACTTTTTAAATTTAGATAGATTTATAGCTTATATAATACAGCCTAATATCAGTTTTATTTATTCATTTTTAATAGTGTCATTTATATTTATAGCTATTATTATTTATTATGGAGATTTTAGTAAGAGTGAAAAGAAACAATCTATTATATTCGGCTTTATAGATAATGAGGAGGGAGTTGATTTTAATGATATAGCTAAGATTTGGGTAGGAGAAAGAATTAAAGTTAATTATGAGAAAAAAGAATTTAAATATATAATTATTACTACAAATTATGTTATGTTAAAGCATTTTATTAATGGAACTATTATTCCATTAATGCAAAAGAAAAAGATAAATTACCAAGATACCTTAATTATTAAAGCCTTAATTGAGGCTTTTTCAAATTCAAAAGCTGGTAGTATCCCAAGTGTTGTAAATAACCAAGAAAACTATAAAAATTCTAAGAATAACTTAGGTAAAGGTATTAAAAGTGATTATGATATATTTGCAAATGTAAGTTTATTAGAGCATTCTTTAAATGTTGTATATAATTTATTAAAAGAAGAAAAACAAATAAGTAATTTAGGTGTAGCTATTATTTGTGGATTAACGCACGATTTAGGCAAAATACCTAAAAGCAACCTTGAATTAATATTTCCTTATGCTGTAATGAAAGAATTAGATAGTAGTCTTAAAAACTCACATGATATTATAGGTTCTATTTTGTTAAAGTATATACTTAATGAATTTAGAGAGATTGATTTTAACTTTAATACTTATAAGGATTATGAAGAAATAGAGTATGTGATAAATAATCATCATAATCTAAGTTTTGATACGGAGCATAAGTTTTATAATACATTAAAAATAGTTGTAGATGCCGATAGAAAAGCAAGAGCTGATGAAAAAACTAAATATATAGAAAAACCTTATGAATTGAAAGACTTTGAAATAAATAATACTCTAGCTTTAGGTATTAGTATTCCGAACTTAGATAGTATAAAAAATATTACAAATGATGAAAACATTAATGATAATTTAAAATCTAGCCTAGAAATATTAAATAATTTATCAATACAAGAAAATGAGTTAGAATATGAAAAGATAAGTATTACTAATGAGCCTATAAAAGAAGAGCCTATTAGTGTTTTAACTAATTCTTTAGCCGATAAATTAAAAGAATTAGGAGAGTTTAATAATAAGCAAAAATTAGTCGTATTAAAGGATTTTAATGATTTAAATAGTCTAAGTTTTAATTATTTTACTTGTGATGATTTTAATAACTTAGCGTTTTATATAGAAACCTCTAGTATTAATAAAAATATTTTAATAGAAAAATTAAAGGAAAAATCAAAGCAAATCTTAGTCTTTAAGTTAATAAATTATAAAGATGACTTAAAGCAATTAAAAGAAGATATAAAAAATACATTAGATAGTGTTGATTTAAACTTTTACGAATTTAAAAAAGAAAGCGATAAAAAAGAATATTATAAAGAAAATAATTTATTGTATTTAGAATTTGATATAGATTTTTATAAAAATAGAATATTAAAACTATTAAATAATGGTATAAATAATAATAATCCATTAAATCAAGATGATATTTATTCAATTTATAATCATCAAGATGGCGTAATAGTGTTTAATTATGATTTTATAATAAGCTGTGTTAGAGAGGTTTTGTTAAACGATAAGGATATAGAAAATAATTATACTTTATATGCTAATTATTTTATTAAAAATCTTGCTGAAAACGGCAATGTTAAATTCATAAATGCTAAGCAATACTTTTTTACTATTTATCAATTACTTAAAAATGACATAGTTATTAAAGAAATAAAGGCTGTTCCTATATTACCTAAAGCTTTTAATAAAAAGCCAAATAGCGTAAATACGGAGTTTAAAAATAATAATTTACAATTTTTTAAAGTTAAAAGGAGAACGACAAATGAGGCATAA